The following coding sequences lie in one Apium graveolens cultivar Ventura chromosome 1, ASM990537v1, whole genome shotgun sequence genomic window:
- the LOC141708227 gene encoding uncharacterized protein LOC141708227 has translation MCCGPTKTPRSATGETPFRLVYGVDVVLPVEISLISPRIEVFDPSLAVEALRFHNDLLEETREESRLRIIAQQEKTARYFNKKVKNKRFEVGDLVLRDSATSQPTISEKFKPTWEGPYKVSKDVSTRTYELSYLDGQPIKNA, from the coding sequence ATGTGCTGTGGTCCTACAAAAACTCCTCGAAGTGCAACGGGAGAAACTCCTTTCCGTCTCGTGTACGGCGTCGACGTTGTTTTGCCTGTCGAGATTAGTCTGATTTCCCCAAGAATCGAGGTCTTCGATCCTTCTCTCGCTGTCGAAGCATTACGCTTTCACAATGACTTACTTGAAGAAACAAGAGAGGAATCTAGACTTCGCATAATCGCACAGCAGGAGAAGACGGCAAGGTACTTCAACAAGAAAGTCAAAAATAAGCGATTCGAAGTGGGAGACCTCGTCCTTCGAGACTCCGCCACATCACAGCCAACAATCTCAGAAAAATTTAAACCAACATGGGAAGGCCCATACAAGGTATCAAAGGACGTTAGCACAAGAACCTATGAGCTCTCGTACCTCGATGGTCAACCAATTAAGAATGCCTAG